One window of the Corallococcus exiguus genome contains the following:
- a CDS encoding RidA family protein, with the protein MARKAIHSDDAPKAIGPYSQAVQVDAGKMTFLSGQIPLDPKTMELVPGDVVAQAEQVMKNLQAVLAASGLDFSHVVRCTIFLTNLGDFAKVNEVYARAFSGSPPARATVQVSALPRGSQVEIDAIAVS; encoded by the coding sequence ATGGCGCGCAAGGCAATCCACTCCGACGACGCCCCCAAGGCGATTGGCCCCTACTCCCAGGCCGTGCAGGTGGACGCCGGGAAGATGACGTTCCTGTCCGGCCAGATTCCCCTGGATCCGAAGACGATGGAGTTGGTCCCCGGTGACGTCGTCGCGCAGGCCGAGCAGGTGATGAAGAACCTGCAGGCCGTGCTCGCCGCCAGCGGCCTGGACTTCAGCCACGTCGTGCGCTGCACCATCTTCCTCACCAACCTGGGTGACTTCGCCAAGGTGAACGAGGTGTACGCCCGCGCCTTTTCCGGCTCGCCGCCGGCCCGCGCCACCGTGCAGGTGTCCGCGCTGCCGCGCGGCTCCCAGGTGGAGATCGACGCCATCGCCGTCTCCTGA
- a CDS encoding DsbA family protein has protein sequence MKPNVIVALLVGLVLGFVGGRAATGSKPSTGNTPSIAQAANKPAARAVDPTVFKVPVEGAPTKGSVNALVTIVEFSDYECPFCSRAHNTVEQLLKDYGNKLRVVMRQNPLSFHPHAKPAALAALAAGEQGKYWDMHNLLFANNKKLDGESLEGYAKQIGLDVAKWKVDMADERLGATIDKDQALAQQMGASGTPAFFINGRFLSGAQPIDNFKALIDEELAKAEGLVKSGIAPSQVYARTIEKGVERAPSRPAQQQAEPAAAAKKVEVPADSPSFGPATAKVTIVEWSDFECPFCSRAVPTLNKIKETYGKDVRVVFRHQPLPMHSHAKIAAQASMAAHEQGKFWEMHDKLFANQRALERGDLEKYAQELGLDMNKFKAALESSKISAKVDSDSSAGMAVGANGTPAFFINGRFLSGAQPFEAFKPLIDQEIAKADKALAAGTKAEDLYAKLNQDNVNAAPAAPAAPAEPEVQKVEVGNAPVRGPKNAPVTIVAWSDFECPFCSRAVPTIEQVEKVYKGKVKFAFKHQPLPFHQNAKLAAVASMAANEQGKFWEMHDKLFANQRALDRASLEKYAQEIGLNVNKFKTDLESGKFDKQIEADMADGSSKGANGTPTFFINGRTLVGAQPFEAFKKVIDEELKKAGVAMAAEAK, from the coding sequence ATGAAGCCCAATGTCATCGTGGCCCTGCTGGTCGGCCTGGTGCTCGGGTTCGTTGGCGGCCGTGCCGCCACCGGCTCGAAGCCCTCCACCGGCAATACGCCCTCCATCGCGCAGGCGGCGAACAAGCCCGCGGCGCGCGCCGTGGACCCCACCGTCTTCAAGGTGCCCGTCGAAGGCGCCCCGACGAAGGGCAGCGTCAACGCGCTCGTCACCATCGTGGAGTTCTCCGACTACGAGTGCCCGTTCTGCAGCCGCGCGCACAACACCGTCGAGCAGCTCCTGAAGGACTACGGCAACAAGCTGCGCGTCGTGATGCGCCAGAACCCGCTGTCCTTCCACCCGCACGCCAAGCCCGCGGCCCTCGCGGCGCTCGCGGCCGGTGAGCAGGGCAAGTACTGGGACATGCACAACCTGCTCTTCGCCAACAACAAGAAGCTGGATGGGGAGAGCCTGGAGGGCTACGCCAAGCAGATCGGCCTGGACGTGGCGAAGTGGAAGGTGGACATGGCGGACGAGCGCCTGGGCGCCACCATCGACAAGGATCAGGCCCTGGCCCAGCAGATGGGCGCCAGCGGCACGCCGGCCTTCTTCATCAACGGCCGCTTCCTCTCCGGCGCGCAGCCCATCGACAACTTCAAGGCCCTCATCGACGAGGAGCTCGCCAAGGCCGAGGGCCTGGTGAAGAGCGGCATCGCGCCGTCGCAGGTGTACGCGCGCACCATCGAGAAGGGCGTCGAGCGCGCCCCGTCCCGCCCCGCCCAGCAGCAGGCGGAGCCCGCCGCCGCCGCGAAGAAGGTGGAAGTCCCCGCGGACTCCCCCTCCTTCGGCCCGGCCACCGCGAAGGTGACCATCGTCGAGTGGTCCGACTTCGAGTGCCCGTTCTGCAGCCGCGCGGTGCCGACCCTGAACAAGATCAAGGAGACCTACGGCAAGGACGTGCGCGTGGTGTTCCGCCACCAGCCGCTGCCCATGCACTCGCACGCGAAGATCGCGGCGCAGGCCTCCATGGCCGCCCACGAGCAGGGCAAGTTCTGGGAGATGCACGACAAGCTCTTCGCCAACCAGCGCGCCCTGGAGCGCGGTGACCTGGAGAAGTACGCCCAGGAGCTGGGCCTGGACATGAACAAGTTCAAGGCCGCCCTGGAGTCGAGCAAGATCTCCGCGAAGGTGGACTCGGACTCCTCCGCGGGCATGGCGGTGGGCGCCAACGGCACGCCGGCCTTCTTCATCAACGGCCGCTTCCTCTCCGGCGCGCAGCCCTTCGAGGCCTTCAAGCCCCTCATCGACCAGGAGATCGCCAAGGCCGACAAGGCGCTCGCCGCCGGCACCAAGGCGGAGGACCTCTACGCCAAGCTGAACCAGGACAACGTGAACGCCGCTCCGGCCGCCCCCGCGGCGCCCGCCGAGCCGGAAGTGCAGAAGGTGGAGGTGGGCAACGCCCCGGTGCGTGGCCCGAAGAACGCGCCCGTCACCATCGTCGCCTGGTCCGACTTCGAGTGCCCCTTCTGCAGCCGCGCCGTGCCGACCATCGAGCAGGTGGAGAAGGTCTACAAGGGCAAGGTCAAGTTCGCCTTCAAGCACCAGCCCCTGCCCTTCCACCAGAACGCGAAGCTCGCCGCCGTGGCCTCCATGGCCGCGAACGAGCAGGGCAAGTTCTGGGAGATGCACGACAAGCTCTTCGCCAACCAGCGCGCGCTGGACCGCGCCAGCCTGGAGAAGTACGCCCAGGAAATCGGCCTGAACGTGAACAAGTTCAAGACGGACCTGGAGTCGGGCAAGTTCGACAAGCAGATCGAGGCGGACATGGCGGATGGCTCCTCCAAGGGCGCCAACGGCACCCCGACGTTCTTCATCAACGGCCGCACGCTGGTGGGTGCGCAGCCCTTCGAGGCCTTCAAGAAGGTCATCGACGAGGAGCTGAAGAAGGCCGGCGTCGCGATGGCGGCGGAAGCGAAGTAG
- a CDS encoding RelA/SpoT family protein: protein MIRLNDILQRVASYHPDPDLDIIKKAYVYSAKVHQGQLRKSGEPYLVHPLEVAGILAELKLDEASIVTGLLHDTIEDTLATAEELTELFGPEVAQLVDGVTKLSKFSASATLSQEEKQAENFRKMIIAMAQDIRVILVKLADRTHNMRTLDHMSEEKQARIGQETLDIYAPLANRLGISWIKTELEDLSFRYVKPQEFFALEEQLNKRKKEREAYIEDTCDLMRAKLQERGLKGDVSGRFKHVYSIWKKIKSQGIDFDQIHDIIAFRIIAPSVPSCYEALGMVHQMWKPVPGRFKDFIAIPKPNMYQSLHTTVIGPLSERVEVQIRTSEMHKIAEEGIAAHWAYKEGRAPISKDDEKFAWLRQLMEWQQDLKDPKEFLETVKVDLFTDEVFVFTPKGDVRSLPRGATPVDFAYAIHSDVGGRCVGAKVNGKIVPLRYKLKNGDTVEVLTSPQAHPSKDWLTFVKTSRAQQRIRGFIKQQQRDKSLQLGRELVEREFKRFQLNFNKLVRSGEVKKVAEELGFRVEDDMLVAIGYGKVTPQQLVMRLVPQEKLAQAEPPPRPTDGNGTGANASMLPGLSRMTDLAKRLVGRNSRSGVQIGGVDDVLVRFGRCCNPVPGDPIAGFITRGRGVTVHTVGCEKALATDPERRVDVSWDVKGDFKRPVTLRVLTADRPGLLADITNTFSKKSVNISQANCRATGDDRAVNTFEVTISDLKQLTDLMRSIERLTGVYSVERI from the coding sequence ATGATTCGCCTGAACGACATCCTGCAGCGGGTTGCGTCGTACCACCCGGACCCCGACCTGGACATCATCAAGAAGGCGTACGTCTACTCGGCCAAGGTCCATCAAGGGCAACTCCGCAAGTCGGGAGAGCCCTATCTCGTCCACCCGCTGGAGGTGGCGGGCATCCTCGCGGAGCTGAAGCTGGACGAGGCGTCCATCGTCACCGGCCTGCTCCACGACACCATCGAAGACACGCTCGCCACGGCGGAGGAGCTCACGGAGCTGTTCGGTCCGGAGGTCGCCCAGCTGGTGGACGGCGTGACGAAGCTGTCCAAGTTCTCCGCGTCCGCGACGCTCTCCCAGGAGGAGAAGCAGGCGGAGAACTTCCGCAAGATGATCATCGCGATGGCGCAGGACATCCGCGTCATCCTCGTGAAGCTGGCGGACCGCACGCACAACATGCGGACGCTGGATCACATGTCCGAGGAGAAGCAGGCCCGCATCGGACAGGAGACGCTGGACATCTACGCGCCCCTGGCCAACCGCCTGGGCATCTCCTGGATCAAGACGGAGCTGGAGGACCTGTCCTTCCGCTACGTGAAGCCCCAGGAATTCTTCGCGCTGGAGGAGCAGCTCAACAAGCGCAAGAAGGAGCGCGAGGCGTACATCGAGGACACCTGCGACCTGATGCGCGCCAAGCTCCAGGAGCGGGGCCTCAAGGGCGACGTCAGCGGGCGCTTCAAGCACGTCTACAGCATCTGGAAGAAGATCAAGTCGCAGGGCATCGACTTCGATCAGATCCACGACATCATCGCGTTCCGCATCATCGCGCCGTCGGTGCCCTCCTGCTACGAGGCGCTGGGCATGGTGCACCAGATGTGGAAGCCGGTGCCCGGGCGCTTCAAGGACTTCATCGCCATCCCGAAGCCCAACATGTACCAGTCCCTGCACACCACGGTGATTGGTCCGTTGAGCGAGCGCGTGGAGGTGCAGATCCGCACCTCGGAGATGCACAAGATCGCCGAAGAGGGCATCGCGGCGCACTGGGCCTACAAGGAAGGCCGCGCGCCCATCTCCAAGGACGACGAGAAGTTCGCCTGGCTGCGCCAGCTGATGGAGTGGCAGCAGGACCTCAAGGACCCCAAGGAGTTCCTGGAGACGGTGAAGGTCGACCTCTTCACCGACGAAGTCTTCGTCTTCACGCCCAAGGGCGACGTGCGCAGCCTGCCGCGCGGCGCGACGCCGGTGGACTTCGCGTACGCCATCCACTCGGACGTGGGCGGCCGGTGCGTGGGCGCCAAGGTGAACGGCAAGATTGTTCCCCTGCGCTACAAGCTGAAGAACGGCGACACGGTGGAGGTGCTCACCAGCCCGCAGGCGCACCCGTCCAAGGACTGGCTCACCTTCGTCAAGACGAGCCGCGCGCAGCAGCGCATCCGCGGCTTCATCAAGCAGCAGCAGCGCGACAAGAGCCTGCAGCTGGGCCGTGAGCTGGTGGAGCGCGAGTTCAAGCGCTTCCAGCTCAACTTCAACAAGCTGGTGCGCTCCGGCGAGGTGAAGAAGGTCGCCGAGGAGCTGGGCTTCCGCGTCGAGGACGACATGCTGGTCGCCATCGGCTACGGCAAGGTGACGCCGCAGCAGCTGGTGATGCGCCTGGTGCCGCAGGAGAAGCTGGCGCAGGCGGAGCCGCCTCCGCGTCCCACGGACGGCAACGGTACGGGGGCGAACGCGTCCATGCTGCCGGGCCTGTCGCGCATGACGGACCTGGCCAAGCGGCTGGTCGGGCGCAACAGCCGCAGCGGCGTCCAGATTGGCGGCGTGGACGACGTGCTGGTGCGCTTCGGGCGCTGTTGCAACCCCGTTCCCGGAGACCCCATCGCGGGGTTCATCACCCGGGGGCGGGGCGTGACGGTGCACACGGTGGGGTGTGAGAAGGCCCTGGCCACGGACCCCGAGCGGCGCGTGGACGTGTCCTGGGACGTGAAGGGCGACTTCAAGCGGCCCGTCACGCTGCGCGTGCTGACAGCGGACCGGCCGGGCCTGTTGGCGGACATCACCAACACGTTCTCCAAGAAGAGCGTCAACATCTCCCAGGCGAACTGCCGGGCCACCGGCGACGACCGGGCGGTGAACACCTTCGAGGTCACCATCTCCGACCTCAAGCAGCTGACGGACCTGATGCGCTCCATCGAGCGGTTGACGGGCGTCTACTCGGTCGAGCGAATCTAG
- a CDS encoding sulfurtransferase TusA family protein codes for MEAGVRVDTSGALCPVPILEIAKAMRRLPPGTLVELVSTDRGLEADLPAWCDATGNELVRMERRGTHYVGWVRKAG; via the coding sequence ATGGAAGCCGGTGTGCGCGTGGATACGTCCGGGGCCCTCTGCCCGGTGCCCATCCTGGAGATTGCCAAGGCGATGCGCCGCCTGCCGCCCGGGACGCTGGTGGAGCTCGTCTCCACCGACCGCGGGCTGGAGGCGGACCTGCCCGCGTGGTGCGACGCGACGGGCAACGAGCTCGTCCGCATGGAGCGCAGGGGAACCCACTATGTGGGCTGGGTGCGCAAGGCGGGGTGA